The window GCCAACCTCCTTTGCGCAGGTTATTCTCTCATGAAAGCATGAGGATAAGCAAGAGATGCACTTGTTCTATACTTCTTCACCATGCTAGACGTATCAAGCAGTACATGTGTGTCAAGGACACAGCCATTGTAGCAGCAATGGGTGGGTTTTTACCAGTTTTGCGCTAGAAGGGCTAGGGGAGCCAGGACCAGCAGGTATCTGCGTGAATGATGGGTTCTTCAGAGTCCTTTCTCTGGATGACCTGGGACCAGGCCAGGCCATGAGGGTAGCTGCCGGTGCAGGTGGTGATGATCTCAAGGGTGTCGCCTGGGAGGGCGGGCTTCATATAGTCTATGACGCCGCGCTGCAAGAAGGCGCGCAGGTTGTGACGCTGTTCTGCGTGCTGGCCGATGAGGTCAACTGGAAGCTGAGCAAAGGCGCTGTGTATGGCTTCTTCCAGCCAATCAATATAGATGGTGTTATTGATGTGTCCAACGATGTCAGCTTCGTAGCTGCGAGCTATCAGGCTCTGATGAAAGGTGGGCAGGGTGTCTCCTGGCGGCGTAATGATGGGTAAGGCGGAAAACGTAACCGTTTGTGGGTCGGGGATAGCCTGTTCGGGTATCTCTGCCGGGAGCCGGATGGGCAAGCCGCGCTGCCGCCCGACATAGACCCAATGGGCGCGAGCGCGGGCGAGAAGATGATCGCTGTTCTGGCTGGTGACGAGATATTCACGGTATGCCTGGATACGGGCGTATTGAGAAGGCCAGGTATCGAAGTTGAGTTCGTCGGTCAGCACGATAGGCTGGTCCACTTCGAGTGTCATCTGGCGGACTACCCAGGCGGAGTCCTGTTCGTCATACCAGGAGCGTGGAAAGC of the Ktedonobacterales bacterium genome contains:
- a CDS encoding acyl-ACP thioesterase domain-containing protein, whose product is MGLSHYHTSFGVRSYETGRLGIISTGTLLRYLEHVATEASAAAGFPRSWYDEQDSAWVVRQMTLEVDQPIVLTDELNFDTWPSQYARIQAYREYLVTSQNSDHLLARARAHWVYVGRQRGLPIRLPAEIPEQAIPDPQTVTFSALPIITPPGDTLPTFHQSLIARSYEADIVGHINNTIYIDWLEEAIHSAFAQLPVDLIGQHAEQRHNLRAFLQRGVIDYMKPALPGDTLEIITTCTGSYPHGLAWSQVIQRKDSEEPIIHADTCWSWLP